A genome region from Cucurbita pepo subsp. pepo cultivar mu-cu-16 chromosome LG02, ASM280686v2, whole genome shotgun sequence includes the following:
- the LOC111788939 gene encoding serine/threonine-protein kinase Aurora-1, protein MAIAAENQPQEKITTTEASAVEKRRWTLNDFDIGKPLGRGKFGHVYLAREKRSNHIVALKVLFKSQLQQSQVEHQLRREVEIQSHLRHSNILRLYGYFYDQKRIYLVLEYAPRGELYKELQKCKYFSERRAATYVASLARALIYCHGKHVIHRDIKPENLLIGAQGELKIADFGWSVHTFNRRRTMCGTLDYLPPEMVESVEHDASVDIWSLGVLCYEFLYGVPPFEAKEHSDTYRRIVQVDLKFPPRPIISSTAKDLISQMLVKDCSQRLPLHKVLEHPWIVQNAELSGVYKS, encoded by the exons ATGGCGATCGCTGCAGAGAACCAACCACAGGAGAAG ATCACCACTACGGAGGCCTCTGCAGTCGAGAAGAGAAGATGGACGCTTAACGACTTTGACATTGGAAAACCTCTCGGAAGAGGGAAGTTCGGACATGTCTATCTAGCTAGAGAAAAGAGG AGTAATCACATTGTGGCACTGAAAGTCTTATTCAAGAGCCAGTTACAACAGTCTCAGGTTGAGCATCAGCTTCGCCGGGAAGTTGAAATTCAGAGTCATCTTAGACACTCTAACATTCTGCGCCTCTATGGATATTTCTACGATCAA AAACGAATTTATTTGGTACTGGAATATGCTCCCAGAGGTGAGCTTTACAAGGAACTACAGAAGTGCAAATACTTCAGTGAGAGACGTGCTGCTACT TACGTTGCATCGTTGGCCAGGGCTCTCATATACTGTCATGGAAAGCATGTAATTCACAGAGACATCAAACCAGAAAATCTTCTAATTGGTGCCCAG GGTGAACTGAAGATAGCAGATTTTGGATGGTCGGTGCACACATTTAACCGTAGGCGTACTATGTGTGGGACATTGGATTATCTGCCTCCTGAGATGG TGGAGAGCGTGGAACACGATGCAAGTGTGGATATCTGGAGTCTTGGTGTCCTGTGCTATGAGTTCCTCTATGGGGTACCCCCATTTGAGGCTAAGGAACACTCTGACACATACAGGAG AATTGTGCAAgtagatttgaaatttcctCCAAGGCCAATCATTTCTTCGACTGCAAAGGACCTTATCAGTCAG ATGCTTGTCAAGGATTGTTCTCAACGGCTGCCACTACACAAAGTTCTTGAACACCCTTGGATTGTGCAAAATGCAGAGCTATCTGGTGTATATAAGAGTTGA